From a single Callithrix jacchus isolate 240 chromosome 5, calJac240_pri, whole genome shotgun sequence genomic region:
- the TLDC2 gene encoding TLD domain-containing protein 2 isoform X1 → MRGLRWRYTRLPSQAEDTLSGEEGKEEEEEEEEAAPASAAAPEDPTVPQLTEASQVLSASEIRQLSCHFPPRVTGHPWSLVFCTSRDGFSLQSLYRRMEGCSGPVLLALRDQDGQIFGAFSSSALRLSKGFYGTGETFLFSFSPQLKVFKWTGSNSFFVKGDLDSLMMGSGSGQFGLWLDGDLFHGGSYPCATFNNEVLARQEQFHIRELEAWLLS, encoded by the exons AtgagaggtctccgctggcggtACACTCGGCTG CCCAGCCAGGCGGAGGACACCCTGTCTGGGGAGGAGggtaaggaagaggaagaggaggaggaggaggcagctccAGCCTCAGCTGCTGCTCCTGAGGATCCCACGGTGCCCCAGCTGACAGAAGCCAGCCAGGTTCTGAGTGCCTCAGAGATTAGGCAG CTCAGCTGTCACTTCCCACCAAGAGTCACCGGCCATCCCTGGAGTCTGGTCTTCTGCACGTCAAGGGACGGTTTCAGCCTGCAGAGCCTGTACCGGCGGATGGAGGGCTGCAGTGGGCCAGTGCTGCTCGCACTCAGGGACCAGGACGGGCAG ATATTTGGAGCCTTCTCCTCCTCGGCTCTCCGACTCAGCAAAGGCTTCTATGGCACCGGCGAGacattcctcttctccttctctccacaGCTGAAG gtgttTAAGTGGACTGGAAGCAACTCTTTCTTTGTGAAGGGAGACTTGGATTCACTGATGATGGGCAGCGGCAG TGGCCAGTTTGGGCTGTGGTTGGATGGAGACTTGTTTCACGGCGGAAGCTACCCTTGTGCAACCTTCAACAATGAGGTGCTGGCCCGGCAGGAGCAGTTCCACATCCGGGAGCTGGAGGCCTGGCTTCTCAGCTGA
- the TLDC2 gene encoding TLD domain-containing protein 2 isoform X2: MRGLRWRYTRLPSQAEDTLSGEEGKEEEEEEEEAAPASAAAPEDPTVPQLTEASQVLSASEIRQLSCHFPPRVTGHPWSLVFCTSRDGFSLQSLYRRMEGCSGPVLLALRDQDGQVFKWTGSNSFFVKGDLDSLMMGSGSGQFGLWLDGDLFHGGSYPCATFNNEVLARQEQFHIRELEAWLLS, encoded by the exons AtgagaggtctccgctggcggtACACTCGGCTG CCCAGCCAGGCGGAGGACACCCTGTCTGGGGAGGAGggtaaggaagaggaagaggaggaggaggaggcagctccAGCCTCAGCTGCTGCTCCTGAGGATCCCACGGTGCCCCAGCTGACAGAAGCCAGCCAGGTTCTGAGTGCCTCAGAGATTAGGCAG CTCAGCTGTCACTTCCCACCAAGAGTCACCGGCCATCCCTGGAGTCTGGTCTTCTGCACGTCAAGGGACGGTTTCAGCCTGCAGAGCCTGTACCGGCGGATGGAGGGCTGCAGTGGGCCAGTGCTGCTCGCACTCAGGGACCAGGACGGGCAG gtgttTAAGTGGACTGGAAGCAACTCTTTCTTTGTGAAGGGAGACTTGGATTCACTGATGATGGGCAGCGGCAG TGGCCAGTTTGGGCTGTGGTTGGATGGAGACTTGTTTCACGGCGGAAGCTACCCTTGTGCAACCTTCAACAATGAGGTGCTGGCCCGGCAGGAGCAGTTCCACATCCGGGAGCTGGAGGCCTGGCTTCTCAGCTGA